In a genomic window of Pelotomaculum thermopropionicum SI:
- a CDS encoding hypothetical protein (containing WcaA (COG0463), glycosyltransferases involved in cell wall biogenesis and PilF (COG3063), tfp pilus assembly protein PilF), with amino-acid sequence MDARISLCMIVKDEAQNIRRCLESVTGAVDEIIVVDTGSTDESCQIAGEYGALVHLFPWNENFSDARNASLELATGDWILFLDADEELAGESKEALRRLTADDNVEGYFVKIINYLGNEGWIETCPDLVFRLFRNRPEYRFRGAIHEQIADVILEKNGKAAYRMAEEIVIIHYGYLDRQISEKDKKNRNLKIIQKELGENPENRLLRFHYGVELFRAERYAEAADELTRAANGIDPNTIYLPKLLRYIVMSHQSAGQPEKALDVARLGLQVFPNYADLYYYCGLLYLELRRYTLAREYFLKAVSMPEQPAQYASFGGVRGFRSYYHLGQISEIFLDYEDALRHYISCLRDNPDFTPALENIVRILKPRENPDYAKECLEKVFEFSTPRANQMMGNIYFRQGAYSLALEYFNRYTGSEPASPEIQLWKAICLIQLRRYLEALRIIESFNSNSHLYPLAMLNKLLCFWVQGKKQKVCSILAELRALGLAEDTDKVLTLFLNSQDKRKNVYRVTLGQDGVALLLDIVKRLLDMNEADRAIYLLNKVNPESMAEYRLTIARLFYDFGFKEKAELLLREYLTANQDGEAHFLLAEICRETGNYIEAAQHYQYALEINPDEPRYYLRQINLYDNWRKKILQEAIEKYPNLEVFIKLSEEAPVN; translated from the coding sequence ATGGATGCCAGAATAAGCTTGTGTATGATTGTTAAGGACGAGGCACAAAACATCCGCAGGTGCCTGGAGAGCGTAACCGGTGCAGTAGACGAAATAATTGTTGTAGATACGGGCTCCACCGACGAAAGCTGTCAAATAGCCGGAGAATACGGAGCGCTCGTACACTTGTTTCCCTGGAATGAAAACTTCAGCGACGCCCGCAACGCTTCACTGGAACTGGCCACCGGTGACTGGATCCTGTTTCTGGATGCCGACGAGGAACTGGCAGGGGAGAGCAAGGAAGCGCTGCGAAGGCTGACGGCAGACGATAATGTGGAAGGTTACTTTGTAAAGATAATTAACTACCTGGGGAACGAGGGGTGGATCGAAACCTGCCCGGACCTGGTCTTCCGTCTTTTTAGAAACCGGCCGGAATACAGGTTTCGCGGAGCGATTCACGAGCAGATCGCCGACGTCATCCTGGAGAAAAACGGCAAGGCCGCCTACCGCATGGCGGAAGAAATAGTGATAATCCATTACGGCTATTTAGACAGGCAGATAAGTGAAAAAGATAAAAAGAACAGGAATCTGAAGATAATTCAAAAGGAGCTTGGTGAAAATCCTGAAAACCGGTTGTTGAGGTTTCACTACGGCGTGGAGCTTTTCCGTGCCGAAAGGTATGCGGAGGCAGCTGATGAGTTGACCCGGGCCGCAAACGGCATAGATCCCAATACCATTTACCTTCCGAAGCTTTTGCGGTATATTGTCATGTCCCACCAGTCTGCCGGTCAGCCTGAGAAAGCCCTCGATGTGGCCCGCCTGGGCCTGCAGGTTTTTCCCAATTATGCGGACCTGTACTACTATTGCGGGCTTCTTTACTTAGAATTGAGGCGGTATACCTTGGCCCGTGAATATTTCCTAAAGGCGGTCTCAATGCCGGAACAGCCGGCCCAGTACGCTTCTTTTGGCGGTGTAAGGGGATTCAGGTCGTACTACCACCTGGGCCAGATTTCGGAAATTTTCTTAGACTACGAAGATGCGCTCCGCCACTATATTTCATGCTTGCGTGACAATCCTGATTTTACCCCTGCTCTGGAAAATATCGTGAGAATTCTCAAGCCACGTGAAAATCCTGATTACGCAAAGGAATGCCTGGAAAAAGTTTTTGAATTCAGCACTCCCCGGGCCAATCAAATGATGGGAAATATATACTTCCGGCAGGGAGCATACAGCCTTGCCCTGGAATACTTTAATAGATATACAGGCAGCGAGCCGGCATCGCCTGAAATTCAGCTCTGGAAAGCCATTTGTTTAATTCAACTGCGGCGGTACCTGGAGGCGCTGAGAATCATAGAGAGCTTTAATTCCAATAGCCATCTGTACCCGCTGGCAATGTTAAACAAATTACTTTGTTTTTGGGTTCAGGGCAAGAAACAAAAGGTCTGCTCTATTTTAGCGGAACTACGCGCCCTGGGCCTGGCGGAGGACACGGATAAGGTTTTAACTCTTTTTTTGAATTCACAGGACAAACGAAAAAATGTATATAGAGTAACCCTGGGGCAGGACGGGGTGGCTCTCTTACTTGATATCGTAAAGAGATTGCTTGATATGAATGAAGCAGACAGAGCGATTTATCTGTTGAACAAGGTCAATCCTGAAAGTATGGCCGAATACAGGCTGACCATCGCCCGGCTCTTTTATGACTTCGGCTTTAAGGAAAAGGCAGAACTGCTTTTGAGAGAATATTTGACTGCAAACCAGGACGGGGAGGCGCATTTCCTGTTAGCGGAAATCTGCCGGGAGACAGGTAATTACATCGAGGCTGCACAGCATTACCAGTACGCCCTGGAAATCAACCCGGATGAGCCGCGTTATTACCTCAGGCAAATAAACCTGTACGACAACTGGCGCAAAAAAATCTTGCAAGAAGCCATTGAAAAATACCCTAATCTGGAGGTTTTTATAAAGCTATCGGAGGAGGCCCCGGTTAACTGA